A stretch of Janibacter endophyticus DNA encodes these proteins:
- a CDS encoding NYN domain-containing protein yields the protein MAAARTTYLLVDGENIDATLGTSVLGRRPQPEERPRWQRLLEHAEDRWDQDVKALFFLAVNDELPLGFVQALIAMGYTPVPLSGPGKVVDIAIDRTARALVRRPADVLLVSHDSDFAPAMTELADGHRRLGVVGFTEFMAGDLRAIPGIELLDLEHEVGAFTSRLPRVRIIPIDEFDPAEFI from the coding sequence ATGGCCGCTGCCCGCACCACCTACCTGCTCGTCGACGGTGAGAACATCGACGCGACGCTCGGCACCTCGGTGCTCGGACGCCGTCCCCAGCCCGAGGAGCGGCCCCGCTGGCAGCGTCTCCTCGAGCACGCCGAGGACCGCTGGGACCAGGACGTCAAGGCCCTCTTCTTCCTCGCGGTCAACGACGAGCTGCCGCTCGGGTTCGTCCAGGCGCTCATCGCGATGGGGTACACACCGGTCCCGCTGAGCGGTCCCGGCAAGGTCGTGGACATCGCCATCGACCGGACCGCCCGGGCGCTCGTCCGACGCCCGGCGGACGTCCTGCTCGTCAGCCACGACAGCGACTTCGCGCCGGCGATGACCGAGCTCGCGGACGGGCACCGGAGGCTCGGGGTCGTGGGCTTCACCGAGTTCATGGCCGGGGACCTGCGCGCGATCCCCGGGATCGAGCTGCTCGACCTCGAGCACGAGGTGGGCGCCTTCACCTCGAGGCTCCCGCGGGTGCGGATCATCCCGATCGACGAGTTCGACCCGGCCGAGTTCATCTGA
- a CDS encoding M1 family metallopeptidase, translated as MIGRTTSGDGHDYVPGHGDESFAVQAYDLELVYTPDGNRLEGVATLTCEALEESTTLTLDLAHLSVAKVSVDARAARYSHRLGRLEVTLPSPLDVGEVCTVRIKYGGKPKPLRMRHHGEAGWEELDNGVLVAAQPHGAPTWYPCNDRPSDKATYHVIVSVPNDYLVAFSGEETSRRRGGSATTWAFEQPVPIPPYLATLQVGPYTERAQDASVPMRLVAPTDAYGEGSEAAFGPQPEMLALYEEKFGPYPFASYTAVITDDDLEIPLESAGLSTFGRNFCSGDWEHRRLVAHELSHQWFGNAVTCRDWSGIWLHEGFACYAEWLWSEEIGERTADAWARHHHKRLSGLDQDDLVLSDPGPELMFDDRVYKRGALTVHALRLTVGDDTFFEILRTWVAEHAGGTVDTEMFLEHCERVAGQDVRPVLGPWLDELPLPDLPAA; from the coding sequence GTGATCGGTCGCACCACGAGCGGTGACGGGCACGACTACGTCCCGGGGCACGGCGACGAGAGCTTCGCCGTGCAGGCGTACGACCTCGAGCTGGTCTACACCCCCGACGGCAACCGGCTCGAAGGGGTCGCGACGCTCACCTGCGAGGCGCTCGAGGAGTCCACGACGCTGACCCTCGACCTCGCCCACCTCTCCGTCGCGAAGGTGAGCGTCGACGCCAGGGCCGCGAGGTACAGCCACCGCCTCGGACGGCTCGAGGTCACCCTCCCCTCGCCCCTCGACGTCGGTGAGGTCTGCACCGTCCGGATCAAGTACGGCGGCAAGCCGAAGCCGCTGCGGATGCGTCACCACGGCGAGGCCGGGTGGGAGGAGCTCGACAACGGGGTGCTCGTCGCCGCACAGCCGCACGGTGCGCCGACCTGGTACCCGTGCAACGACCGTCCCTCGGACAAGGCGACCTATCACGTCATCGTGTCGGTGCCGAACGACTACCTCGTCGCCTTCTCCGGCGAGGAGACGAGCCGCCGCCGCGGCGGCAGCGCGACGACCTGGGCCTTCGAGCAGCCGGTGCCGATCCCGCCCTACCTCGCGACCCTGCAGGTGGGGCCGTACACCGAGCGGGCGCAGGACGCGTCGGTGCCGATGCGGCTCGTGGCGCCCACCGACGCGTACGGCGAGGGCAGCGAGGCGGCCTTCGGGCCGCAGCCGGAGATGCTCGCCCTCTACGAGGAGAAGTTCGGGCCGTACCCCTTCGCCTCGTACACCGCGGTGATCACCGACGACGACCTCGAGATCCCGCTCGAGTCGGCGGGGCTGTCCACCTTCGGGCGCAACTTCTGCTCCGGCGACTGGGAGCACCGGCGCCTCGTCGCGCACGAGCTCTCGCACCAGTGGTTCGGCAACGCGGTGACCTGCCGCGACTGGTCGGGGATCTGGCTGCACGAGGGCTTCGCCTGCTACGCCGAGTGGCTGTGGTCGGAGGAGATCGGGGAGCGGACCGCGGACGCGTGGGCGCGCCACCACCACAAGCGGCTGTCCGGGCTCGACCAGGACGACCTCGTGCTGTCGGACCCCGGTCCGGAGCTGATGTTCGACGACCGGGTCTACAAGCGGGGGGCATTGACGGTGCACGCGCTGCGGCTCACCGTCGGGGACGACACCTTCTTCGAGATCCTGCGGACCTGGGTCGCCGAGCACGCCGGCGGGACGGTCGACACCGAGATGTTCCTCGAGCACTGCGAGCGGGTCGCCGGGCAGGACGTCCGGCCGGTGCTCGGGCCGTGGCTCGACGAGCTGCCGCTCCCGGACCTTCCCGCCGCCTGA
- a CDS encoding maleylpyruvate isomerase family mycothiol-dependent enzyme, with the protein MASAHDLVALWDETSRATLALVEELTDEDLQRPTELPGWSVGDVVAHLAHLESVAAGLPQPEGGSLSLPTGPDAPPVTINDVVDVGVQARRGRTRDELVDELTRACEARRAMLADVDVADPATAAPGAFAAIGWPLKTVLRNRPFDLWVHEQDIRRATGRPTQTESAGAAHAAATFERAFPVALKRLPPHTSVVLEVTGPQGRTLAAEVGDDGRAVPVAPPAAPSLRLAMDDATWLMLGAGRPDPAQTDVEITGDAEAAAQVLRHLAVTP; encoded by the coding sequence ATGGCGAGCGCTCATGACCTGGTGGCCCTCTGGGACGAGACCTCGCGGGCGACGCTCGCACTCGTCGAGGAGCTGACCGACGAGGACCTGCAGCGGCCCACCGAGCTGCCCGGGTGGAGCGTCGGCGACGTCGTCGCCCACCTCGCGCACCTCGAGAGCGTGGCCGCCGGCCTCCCTCAGCCCGAAGGGGGGAGCCTGAGTCTCCCCACGGGTCCCGACGCCCCGCCGGTGACCATCAACGACGTCGTGGACGTCGGGGTGCAGGCCCGCCGCGGCCGGACGCGGGACGAGCTCGTCGACGAGCTGACCCGTGCCTGCGAGGCCCGCCGCGCGATGCTCGCGGACGTCGACGTCGCCGACCCCGCGACCGCGGCGCCGGGGGCCTTCGCCGCAATCGGCTGGCCGCTGAAGACCGTCCTGCGCAACCGCCCCTTCGACCTGTGGGTCCACGAGCAGGACATCCGTCGGGCGACCGGGCGACCCACGCAGACCGAGAGCGCGGGGGCCGCGCACGCGGCGGCGACCTTCGAGCGGGCCTTCCCCGTCGCGCTGAAGCGGCTCCCGCCGCACACCTCCGTCGTCCTCGAGGTCACCGGCCCGCAGGGCCGCACCCTGGCCGCCGAGGTCGGTGACGACGGGCGGGCGGTGCCGGTCGCGCCCCCGGCGGCGCCCTCCCTTCGCCTCGCCATGGACGACGCGACCTGGCTCATGCTCGGCGCCGGCCGGCCCGACCCGGCGCAGACCGACGTCGAGATCACCGGCGACGCCGAGGCCGCCGCCCAGGTCCTGCGCCACCTGGCCGTCACGCCCTGA
- a CDS encoding sunset domain-containing protein has protein sequence MTEHDEQDVTRTGATAASTQERYDDGMRTDDDQSVDPQEEVEERLKGIEEERRAERDDDVPTSRADAGGDDEDRDDTPADSRAGDPADGEGDVAGDADAPPSSVADRDDDEDDPRVETDEEKRAREEAFAAEHDPEQHDLSKGEEFRQAGDWTAEDGKLTEDDVADSAAGSDEQGVDGRRLSSVEEIRDGGYGVGSAAPIEDGAMPLDHSVKAWEDTKTYLVQGEDGYDGVDPHVWFLDDRSAERAGFDHAG, from the coding sequence ATGACCGAGCACGACGAGCAGGACGTCACCAGGACCGGAGCCACCGCCGCCAGCACGCAGGAGCGGTACGACGACGGGATGCGCACCGATGACGACCAGTCGGTCGACCCCCAGGAGGAGGTCGAGGAGCGCCTCAAGGGCATCGAGGAGGAGCGTCGCGCCGAGCGCGACGACGACGTCCCCACCTCGCGCGCGGACGCGGGCGGCGACGACGAGGACCGTGACGACACCCCGGCCGACAGCCGGGCGGGCGACCCGGCCGACGGCGAAGGGGACGTGGCCGGCGACGCCGACGCTCCCCCTTCGTCCGTGGCGGACCGGGACGACGACGAGGACGACCCCCGCGTCGAGACCGACGAGGAGAAGCGGGCGCGCGAGGAGGCCTTCGCGGCCGAGCACGACCCGGAGCAGCACGACCTGTCGAAGGGCGAGGAGTTCCGCCAGGCGGGCGACTGGACCGCCGAGGACGGCAAGCTCACCGAGGACGACGTCGCAGACTCCGCGGCCGGCTCCGACGAGCAGGGCGTCGACGGGCGGCGGCTCTCCTCCGTCGAGGAGATCCGCGACGGCGGTTACGGCGTCGGCTCGGCCGCCCCGATCGAGGACGGCGCGATGCCGCTCGACCACTCCGTCAAGGCGTGGGAGGACACGAAGACCTACCTCGTCCAGGGCGAGGACGGCTACGACGGCGTCGACCCGCACGTGTGGTTCCTCGACGACCGGTCGGCCGAGCGGGCGGGCTTCGACCACGCCGGCTGA
- a CDS encoding glycosyltransferase family 2 protein: MTAAVSVVIPCLDDAPALAVCLEHLDRQTRPPAEVVVVDNGSSPDPRLQQLSAGHPYAVRVVHEPVRGAGAAAARGYDEAKGEILARCDADSRPAAGWIEAIASAFARDDGLDAVTGPVDFHDLSGWQGMLGRAFYRAGLSIGMHLAIATTPLWGSNLALRATAWERARRLVHRDDPRVHDDLDLSFALGPDARVRRLAGMRVSAEARIYDSRAALSERVARAMHTCRRGWEHQSAGLRWVERVRAR; the protein is encoded by the coding sequence ATGACCGCTGCAGTCTCCGTCGTCATCCCCTGCCTCGACGACGCCCCCGCCCTCGCTGTCTGCCTGGAGCACCTCGACCGGCAGACCCGACCCCCCGCGGAGGTCGTGGTCGTCGACAACGGCAGCAGCCCCGACCCCCGGCTCCAGCAGCTGAGCGCCGGGCACCCCTACGCCGTCCGCGTCGTCCACGAGCCCGTCCGGGGTGCCGGGGCCGCCGCGGCCCGCGGCTACGACGAGGCGAAGGGGGAGATCCTCGCCCGTTGCGATGCGGACAGCCGCCCGGCTGCGGGCTGGATCGAGGCGATCGCGTCGGCCTTCGCCCGGGACGACGGGCTCGACGCCGTCACCGGGCCGGTGGACTTCCACGACCTGAGCGGCTGGCAGGGGATGCTCGGCCGCGCCTTCTACCGGGCGGGCCTCAGTATCGGGATGCACCTCGCCATCGCCACGACCCCGTTGTGGGGCTCCAACCTCGCCCTGCGTGCCACCGCCTGGGAGCGGGCCCGCCGTCTCGTCCACCGTGACGACCCGAGGGTGCACGACGACCTCGACCTGTCCTTCGCGCTCGGGCCGGACGCGCGCGTGCGGCGACTCGCAGGGATGCGCGTCAGCGCGGAGGCGCGGATCTACGACAGCCGGGCCGCGCTGAGCGAGCGGGTCGCCCGCGCGATGCACACGTGCCGACGCGGGTGGGAGCACCAGAGTGCCGGGCTCCGGTGGGTCGAGCGGGTGCGAGCACGATGA
- a CDS encoding polyprenyl synthetase family protein yields MSTAQSDYLDAVLERVDAVILDDARLVEPEADPQPDLPLDPDPFVLVREHVRSGGKRFRPILALWGWVYGGGDASTPTEDLVTLGAALELLHTFALVHDDVMDEAAVRRGGPTIHVTMADQHRGADGVGRPERFGESMATLVGDLAAAQAYRLGATLPAPVLADWHAMVVELVVGQAREVVGTATARRSLAHTRQVAMLKSGRYSIQRPLELGARLAGADEARMSELTAYGQHLGEAFAMRDDVLGVWGSQSHTGKPVGHDLRDGKATVLLALVQDLLPPAAQEILSHAVAGPLDTSEVTLLTHALETVGARDRAEAHIEAQLTLALAALDGTAPAAAVEALTEMAHRVTRRQS; encoded by the coding sequence ATGAGCACGGCGCAGAGCGACTACCTCGACGCGGTCCTCGAGCGGGTCGACGCGGTGATCCTCGACGACGCCCGCCTCGTCGAGCCGGAGGCGGACCCGCAACCCGACCTGCCCCTCGACCCGGACCCCTTCGTCCTCGTGCGCGAGCACGTCCGCTCCGGGGGGAAACGGTTTCGTCCGATCCTCGCCCTGTGGGGCTGGGTGTACGGCGGGGGTGACGCGAGCACGCCGACCGAGGACCTCGTCACCCTCGGCGCGGCTCTCGAGCTGCTGCACACCTTCGCGCTCGTGCACGACGACGTCATGGACGAGGCCGCGGTGCGGCGGGGTGGCCCGACGATCCACGTGACGATGGCCGACCAGCACCGCGGCGCCGACGGCGTCGGCCGCCCGGAACGGTTCGGCGAGAGCATGGCGACGCTCGTCGGTGACCTCGCCGCCGCCCAGGCATACCGCCTCGGAGCCACCCTCCCGGCGCCGGTGCTCGCCGACTGGCACGCCATGGTCGTCGAGCTCGTCGTCGGCCAGGCCCGTGAGGTCGTGGGGACAGCCACCGCTCGGCGCTCCCTCGCGCACACCCGGCAGGTCGCCATGCTCAAGTCCGGCCGCTACTCGATCCAGCGCCCCCTGGAGCTCGGCGCCCGGCTCGCCGGCGCGGACGAGGCGCGGATGAGCGAGCTGACGGCCTACGGCCAGCACCTCGGCGAGGCCTTCGCGATGCGCGACGACGTCCTCGGGGTCTGGGGCAGCCAGTCGCACACCGGCAAACCCGTCGGTCACGACCTGCGCGACGGCAAGGCGACGGTGCTCCTGGCCCTCGTCCAGGATCTCCTGCCGCCGGCGGCGCAGGAGATCCTCAGCCACGCTGTCGCCGGTCCGCTCGACACCTCGGAGGTCACCTTGCTCACCCACGCCCTTGAGACCGTCGGTGCCCGCGACCGCGCCGAGGCGCACATCGAGGCGCAGCTCACCCTCGCCCTGGCGGCGCTCGACGGCACCGCTCCTGCCGCGGCCGTCGAGGCCCTCACCGAGATGGCCCACCGCGTCACCCGGCGGCAGTCATGA